The Trueperaceae bacterium DNA segment AATCATATTCTTCACATAATCCGCATGACCCGGACAATCAACATGCGAATAATGCCGCTCCGGAGTCTGATACTCAACATGCGAAGTATTAATCGTAATACCCCGCGCCTTCTCCTCCGGCGCCTTATCGATCTGATCATACGACTGCGTCTCCACAGACGGATCCGCCGCCGCAGCCGCAAACGTAATAGCAGCCGTCAACGTCGTCTTCCCATGATCAACATGACCAATAGTCCCAACATTCACATGCGGCTTCGTACGCTCGAACGTCGCTTTCGCCATCCTGCCTCATCCTTTCAGGCGCGCGCCTGTCTTGCAGGCGAACGCCGATCGGCGCGCATTCCCGCAACCGATCGTCGCTGCATATAGCGGTTGGATTTGGAGCTCGTGGACGGGATTGAACCGTCGACCTCTCCCTTACCAAGGGAGTGCTCTACCACTGAGCTACACGAGCCTACCCCAACCGTCATCTTCCATCCGAAGCTCCGCCTCCGCGCACGACCGAACCCGTTCGCTGGGCAACAGAACCACGTTTGGAGCGGGAGACGGGATTCGAACCCGCGACATTCAGCTTGGGAAGCTGACGCTCTACCAACTGAGCTACTCCCGCATGTTCGGGCGTCCCGAGAGAACGACCCGAGCCGGAACTTACCCGGCGGAGAACCGCTGGCGGATCTCCTCTTGGTGGGCAGGGCTGGATTCGAACCAGCGTAGGCGTAAGCCAACGGATTTACAGTCCGTCCCCTTTAACCACTCGGGCACCTACCCGTAATCGACCACTCGTCCGACCGTCGTTGGAGCCACCCATCGGAATCGAACCGACAACCTTCCGATTACAAGTCGGATGCTCTACCTGTTGAGCTAGGGTGGCAGGTCGTCATCCCGGGCGGCTGACGGGCGCTCTCGCGTCCGGCTAGATAGCCTAGCATGGGCCCCAGGGGGTGTCAACAAGGACGACGACGGCGGTTTAGCCCGTGCAGGACGTGCTTTCTCCGGTCAGCGGCGATGCCCTTGCTGGCCGC contains these protein-coding regions:
- a CDS encoding GTP-binding protein — encoded protein: MAKATFERTKPHVNVGTIGHVDHGKTTLTAAITFAAAAADPSVETQSYDQIDKAPEEKARGITINTSHVEYQTPERHYSHVDCPGHADYVKNMI